The DNA region AAGATCCACTAATAGTTCCGAGAAGGAGAAATTTTCACCAAAAGCATCTAAATTTGGCAAATCCAGGTCAAAGAGATCTGCATCTATTTCAGACTCAGACGTGGAGGTCTCGTTCATTATTGGCTTGTACACATCAACTGTTGCATCAGAACCATCAAAGTCCAGCCTGCTCTTTACATGATCCCTCTTGCCAAGCCTCGTTAAGCCTGTCTTAACTGGTGAACAAGAAGAAATGCAACGATTCCTCTCAATGGTGTAGCACGTCATTTGTTTTAATGGACTAACCGTGACTCTCTCGGTTGAAATTATAGTGCAGTTAGCAGGAGTGATCTCTTGAGGAGTATTGCTGTGACCGCGGTTAGCAGTTGAAGAACCACCAAAAGGAGTCATTAATTTATCACTCTGAGGAGAAACTGCTTGCGGGGGTGTCTTAGGACCTGAAGAATTAGTTGGAGGGGACAGCTGTGGCCGATTGAACAAACACTTTGCAACACCAGATGCGTGCATTGTCGATTCATTGAGTGTGCAGCTGGCGGGTGTTGATTGATTTAAAGAACGTAACGGACCATCTACTTGTCTATTCATTACATTATCAGACTCTGGCAGCTTCTCTTTTCCTGCAACAAACATGTCAGGGATGTTATGGATGTATCAAGCCATGAAATGATGGGGCATAAGAATGAAGAAAGCATACCTTGGGTTGCTAACTTCGTAGAAGTTGATCTGCTACGAGTTTTCTTTGCAGGTGTTGAGGCTTCAGCAACAACTTCCGAGCtccttttatttcttgttaatggCTGCCTTGGAACTGGCGAAGAGTAATTGTTTCTCTCCATTCTGGAATTAAAAGGACCAGATACTGGAATAACAGTTGGTGTACTATACACAGGAGGGCCTATAAAGCAAGAGCATCGACAAAATACAGGAATTGCTTAGCAAAAAGAACACAAGAAATACGCATATCAATTTTTTGATCATATACCATGATTTGaaattattatcatgaaataattCTCAAATAGAAATAGAACAACTTAGACATCTCCAGAGTACTCTAAAACCCAATTGcatcaattgaaaactcaaaatACTTATCAAAAACAAATTGCCACTAGTCATCAATTCCAAATATTCCATTTAGCACAACAAAATATTCAGAATTTATTACTACCATACTAACTATACAAACATCTAATCAAACAATAATTTTGAGCTAAAACGATGACACATATATTTGATAAACGTTTCAGTCTTCAAAGGCTCAAAATCTTCCAATGCTATCATCAACAGCTCAACCTAAAGTAAGATCTACATGGCCAATTCTAATACAACTAAGTAACCACCCAAAGCTCAGCATTTGTACCTGGAGGAGATCCGGCACGTGGATCTGATTGAGGAACCACGGCTACTGTTTTAGTTGCATCAGCATGAGGAATCATAGGCACTGATGCAGTGGCACTTGCATTGTAAGCGTTCATTACGCTTTGCATTCCCTGCAAAAGGGACTGAACCCTGCATTTTTCTTGCTCCAAACGAGCTTTTTCCTGCTCTACTATCACCTTTTGCTCTTTCAAACAAATATACTCGTCCAACATCGCCCCTAAACTCAGCAAACTCTTCGGCGCCTATAGCAGAAAACaagaaataattcaaaataataataataataaagaatggAGATAACAGATTAACGAATCCAGTCAATTAGGGACCTACCTCTCGAACAGGGGATTTTGAAATGAGAGAAGAAGCTTCGTTTCTGAAAATGGAACGAGTTTCGGTGTAGTTGTTATCGGAAAGGTAACGATCGACGATGAATGCAACTTGGACCGGAGTGACTTTTCCTTTGCCCAGATTCTCCGGTTTCTTAGACCTGCTTTGCTTCCCCATTTTCCTTTGGAAAGTGAAAAGAAAGATAGAGGGAAAGGAATAGTGAGGGAATTCCAGATTGGACTAAAGATATATGATTGTGAGTTAAGAGAGGGAAAGTGTGAAATGGCGCCATGGCTGAGGTGAAATGAAAAACGCGgcagagtttgaaaatttttggagGAAAATAGAACGGGAAAACCCCCTTTTTTCTAATCTTCTTTCCGCTTCCCGGGAAAATCACATGCCAATGGCTTTTGGAATAATAAACTTAATCAATATGGGTAAAATATATTTGTGGGTATCTATATCTtgacttttttttcaaattggttcCTATGTTTGGTTTCCATTTACACAAAAGGATACTTACTACAAATAATGTTAACTTTTTTATATGGCCCAATGAGCATGGTGATAATGACATAATTGTGATgttaatatttgaaattttaaaattattattttttatataatttatattttttttattttttatgaaaattataacaaaattacaTGACCCAAAGAGAATATTTcgtgttttttatttatttttagaaatttataaaaaaatctatttgatttttattataatttatataatgttaaatttaactctcaatatttaattttctgaCAATTGgcttttgttctttttattttagcTATATTTAGCTATTAACCTTTCAAAATGAGTCATTTGCTTTTCTTTAATAGCatattgactaaaacattaattttttaatgatattggtGTGGCAACCCACGTGGTAGTTCACGTGCATTTCATACTAACATGGCACTATTGTCTTATATGCTATATcgacaaataatttaaaatttataaataaatttaaataaactcaaattcaatatatatatatataaatttcataaaagttaaaaaaaaaaaggagcatTAGATATATGTGGATTGTCATGAAAACTTTCATGTTTAAAAGCTTAGCATTTTAGTTgttattttcattgaaaaaatattaatttgacttttttttaaaaggttgatgatcaaatttgacttttttaaaaaagttaaaaattaaatttaacttcaaaaagaaaataagggtcagtttaacaaaaaatataaactttaaacattaaatttgattttatgccgttgtaatttttatatataaaaattatcatttttataatacattatggaatttataaagaaaattattctttttatttttacaaaacattatatatatgtattgttaATGAATTTTGTTatacttttactttttaaaaattttcataattttaaatgattacaCCATCGTGACATCCTCATTGCCACATGAGAAATATTCTTTATCCCAGGCAAGTGTGAAATTGTACAACATAAACCAAGCATAAGTACCatgttgaattaaaagaaaacataagcaccaaaatcaacatcaaaaccaaaaacatataaatggtAAGATAAATTATTCATTCCAAGACAGTGAAACTTTTAATTTCATAACTGCATTACTGTAATGATAgtgtttattaaaatataaatggcaaagttttatattttatgatgaaGCTTCTCTTTATTTTCAAATAGCTccttaaattgtatattttgtcACCATATTCTATTCCTTGTTTGAACAATTATCTTGACATATCTTTGGGATAGATAAATACATAATAAAGTTGACATTTTTTACTTTGATCTTCATGGTGTATTACACTATTAGCAAATGATCCTCAGAGCATATAGAACGAGAGAAGATCGGCAAGTCCATGTTAAGCCTTATGATTATCCCTTACTTGGAAACCAAACTAACTATTTTACTTGGATGATGAATGAATTTATGGGATAGTTATTGAAGATATTTCAAGAGATATATTCAACCTTTTACTAAAAAGTTTTATGCTTGTCAAAAGCTGTTGAAGAAACTCTTGTATCAGCGTATAAATAGGTTATTGATTGACTTCTTCTTTAATCATTCAGGGGTGTATTTAGACACTCATTGTTTAAGGATTTTTATGGAGATGTATCTAATTTGAGGTATTCGGGGAGAGCGATTTGTAACAATTTGATTTGACTTTGGAGCTACAACTATCCATTGGGAAAGGCTAGATTGGGCTTTAGCCAATAGTTGTAttggatgaattttaattaaaatcattcTCTGAGCAAGACTCCACAAAATAGGATTAGGGAATCTAAACTGCATTAAGAAATATTGTGTCTTGATTCTCTCTCTACTTATCTTTTTTACTCGTGTTATGGATTTATGTTTATTTCTATCATTGATTTGCTTCTTGCACTAATATACTGCTTGCATTCTACTAAAACATCTGTCTAAACACCTGTCTGAACGTTGAATTGAACTGAGAGTAAATTGAGGTTCTtacatttattaaaatgattttatctCATGtaagtattttaaatatttagattAAACTCCACTTTCCTGAGTTTGGGTTTCTCGAATTTGTTGAAGGTAATAACATTTTGTTTATTTAGAAAAGTGTTCATGCTACCAAGACTTTGGAATTTATCAGAGTCTTGGCACAAGGCATAATATTAGAGTATTCATGGATCCATGGATTCCAAATGAAACAAATTTCCATGTGGATTCTATTCCTTTAATAGACATGAAGGATTTGCTAGTGAGTGATCTTTTTAGTCCCAATGGTGACCTATGAAACGTTTAACTAGTAGAGGGCGTATTGGCTctattagaattaagtgacccgaatccttatttaaataaaatacagtggtaaaataaaataaaagtaaaatccatatagaactacacttcttttattttattttagaataaggtttttaaaccttattaaactccatctattttatattaattagaataaggtgtttcaatcttactacactcctattagaatatggctttacaagcctataaatagacagtTTATTCTTCTTGTATttattcaaattcgacatagtgaattttcttctcttctgccattgttttttcccgaaagggtttccacataaaaaaatctgtgttctttatttttatttctcttttctttatgatatattgtcattaccgacattctatttattttacaaattggtattagagcttccAGATTTTTCATCTCAATCACAGTAATGGcgtatttgaagtatgaaatttcgttgttggatcgcaacaccagatttgcattgtggcagataaagatgcatacAATTCTTACACAGATGGACTCAGAGAAATCCCTGCTACAGGTAGATAAGATGCATTCGACATTGacagaggaagagaagaagcgtaaggatcgaaaggcgttaacacagttacaaCTGCAtttgtttaacaaaattttacaggatgtgataaAGGAGAAGACCGCtgctggattatggaagaggctggaacaaatatgtatgtcgaaaactctaacaagcaagctACATATAATACAGTGTCTTTATCTCATCGTTTGAAGGAAGATGCATCTGTGAATGAACATTTaacaatgtttaaagaaattctctcaaacttggaggacatggaggtttagtatgataaggaagatttagggttgattctattttgttcgttgcccccttcttattcaacctttagagacacaattttatatagctgcaagtctctcatagttgatgaggtttatgattctttgaccgcgtatgataagatgaaacatcttatGGTTAAAATTTACTTTCAGGGTGAtggtctcattgttcgtgagaGACAAGATCGAAatactgatgatgatcgtggaaagACACAAGAACGGAATCCTCACGGTAAAtataagggtagatcgaagtcttcaaacaaaggtaaaacttgtaacttctgcaaaaAGAAAGGGAACATTAAATctaagtgctataagctacaggataaaatcaaaagggaggctgcaaatcaaaaggaaaaacaaccagaaaattctggtaaagctgatgttgtagaagactacagcaaCGGTGAACTTCTAGTctcttctgtcaacaattctaaagtgagcgttGAATAGATCCTTGATTGAGGCtgtaccttccacatgagtcccaatcgggattggtttacagcTTATGAAATAGTgcctgaaggtgttgttttgatgggaaataatgcttcatgtaaaattgcaggtgttggaacgattaaaattaagatgtttgatggagttgccAGAATACTCAGTGACGTGcgacatgttctagaattgaagagaaatttaatttcattgagtactcttgattcaaaagggtatagatacacagctgaaagtggggttttgaagatttccaaaagtttcctcgttgtgatgaaagggcagagaaagactgccaagttatatgttttgcagggttctactgttattAGTGATGCAGCTGCCGCTTCCTCTTcattgtcagatgatgatattattaAACTTTGACATATGTACCTAATGTTACGGGTCAGAGTTCAAAACCCGTGACCATCAAACCAAATGCATCAGATGGAGGTCTATTGTTTAAATGAtgatcatttggcccacgagagctggcccgattcaaagaactgttggagaagcctgtcagattgaaacctggttggcccgatagcgaagaTATCACAACTTAGGCAattatggtaactaatcttaacAGATAGaaggaatcatatcttgtaaagattagatatgatttgatatggcatatcttgtaaatcccttaaatcatgggatatggttaatctcattCGTCGATGTAAATATATCTTGTCCGTCGAttttggggagctcaactataaatagagagctttcccctcatttgtactcactctattacattgttttattattctttgtgaataagagaatagagagcatttaaTCAAACACTTTACGAGCGTCcttttctgttgttcttttggttacttcttttggcataaatcgcttccgtTATACAATTGGTGCTTTgaaggagttcttaaggaattcttacttgagtaaaggctgacttaggcgagtttggacgaacgaATCACCTAAGACCGTACGGATTGTAAGATAAAAAGTCTAGCCCGTGAcaggtggtatcagagctattggTTCAAAGGCACTGGTGATATATCGAGAGAAGAGTTTGAATAAAAGTGGGCGAGAAAGTCTTTGAGGGAGATGCTGTCGGCAGTAGAGGTACGTGTCGGTAAACTTGAAGAGTCCGTGGAGGACGCAAGAGAGTCAAACAATGCACTTGGGGAAATCATTGAAGACTTGAAGGAGCAGTCCAGGGACTTTGTGACCATGTGTCTCACTTTCCAAAGGGATAGCATGCAAGATCTTCTAGATTCCCAAAAGAAGAAGCTGACAGAGAGGAACAATGCTCTCAAAGTCATGGTGAAGGCTTTGAAcgaggaaacaatggccacgacgttggctttgagcacaagaataAAGGAGCTCGAGGGAGATTTGGCCTTGTGTCGAGTAGCGGTGGGGGAAGGAGTGTCAAGTGCAGCACTCAATAACGAGTATGTCCTGAAGctaaaagagtttgtggggacaaggtTTACATgcgatgtggacaatttcttatagaggatggaaaactacttccgtgccaaaggcatcatggaTAATGCGGGTAAGGTAAATACTGCTTCATTATTTCTTACTGAtattgcgcttttatggtggcgaggtaggaccacagataaaaCGCAATGTGAGATTAGAACGTGGCAAGAGTTCCAATATGagttgaagggacagttttacccagagtttAACGAGAAAGAAGCTCAGGCAAAGTTACAAGGGATAACGCAACAGggcacagtgggggagtatgttcgagagttcaaggaactcataCTCCAAGTTTCAGATATCACCGAGAAAGAAGCATTTCTTACTTTTCAAGAGGGATTGAAGTCGTGGGTCAGATAAGAAGTAGAACAAATAGGTGTCCAAAAGTTTTCGAAAGCCATGGCGGTAGCGAAATCCGTAGTTAAGCTTGGTCTAGAGAAAGACAAGCTTGGATCTTCCAAGTCCGAGGAAAGGGGCGTATGTGAAGGGAATCACAATGAAGACAAAGATGATGACAATGGCAATGGTAAaaatggtggtaatgggaaaccacgaattgggaagaagaaacccaagaggaaaagggacaagCTGAAATACTTTCTCTGCTACGGTCCACACATGTTGAAGAAATGTCCGAAGACATTTGCACTTAAGAAGAAGCCAGTGGATAAGGCCTTGGGACTTAGTTCAAGCGTAAGGATGTCGAAGCCAAGGAGGCTGAAAGAGATAAGAAGCTAGTGAagtgcttcttgtgtcatggtcTGTACAGGTTGCGGAAGTGTCCAAGAAAATCTATCATCGAAAGGAATGATGGAGTAGACAATGAGCtcaagaagcttggttcgagcaagggaaaagccGAAGCTAAGAGGGTAAAGAGGAAGAAGTCTGTCATCGAAGGGAACGATAGAATAGACAAAGAGCCTAAGAAGCTTAgttcgagcaagggaaaagccgaagccaagagggcaaaaaggagcaaaaaaagtgagtaaagtgcttcttgtgTCGTGGTCCGCATGAGTTACAGAACTGTCCAAAGCAAATCGTAATCAAAGGAAATGCAACATACGAGCTTGATGAGTCGTCGAAGGGGATTCCACCAAAGGAAGATGAGAGTTTGTCATCAAACTCAAAGGAAGAAGTTGTGATGAAAACAGTGAAGTTGAGACCAATGAGGCTCAAGTCGAGTGAAACGTCGGAGTTGGCCGTGTCATCGACAAGGCTTTCATCTATGggagaggtgggtggtgcatTGGACTTCAAGGAAAAAAAGtgatgcatgtgggacagttgacccgagtaaatgTAAAGGTACATTCCGAACACTCTTATAGTGTGTTACATTCTAACTTGTTGACTTCGCAAGAACGTAAGGGCCTTTTTGAAGTTCTTAAGCAATGAGGCCGAGAGACTGTGGGCAAACGAAGCCAAGTATTGTAAATCACGAGAATTTTGTTCGAGGAGAGTTAGAATGTGGGCAAGGGAGTGAcataactccttgtcatcaataTGTACAAACGAGTAAGACAGCTTGAGTTAAGAAGTGATAGAAGCCGATGCAGAAGTCccgaaagaagagaaaagctaagGTGTCAAGATGAGATTAAGacgaatcaagtcagtgccattcgaAAGTCGTAACGAGGGCATTGCAAGAATGGATGGGGGAAAATGTCACTGGTTaaagttcaaagcccgtgaccatcaaACCAAATGCATCTGATGGAGGTCTATTGTTTAGACgaggatcatttggcccacgaaagctggcccgattcaaataactgttggagaagcctgattggcccgatagcgaagatatgacaacttaggcaattatggtaactaatcttaaaagATAGATGGAatcatattttgtaaagattagataggatttgatatggcatatcttgtaaatcccttaaatCATGGGATATGGCTAATCTCTTCcatcgatgtaaatgtatcttgtcCATTATGTTTTTGgggagcttaactataaatagagagcctccccctcatttgtactcactccattatattgtttcattattctttgtgaataaaagaataaagagcatttactcaaacactttacGAGCGTCcatttctgttgttcttttggttacttcttttggcataaatcactTCCGCTAtacaattggtgccttggaggagttcttaaggaatcctcacttgattaaaggctgacttaggctaGTTTAGAAGAGCGAATCACCTAAGGCCtcacggattgcgagacgaaaggtctagccccatGACACTAGGGCATATAAGTGAGAATGATATAgaaaaattgagcaaaagagaACTTTTTaatgggtaaggaatttgcaaactaaattttTATGACCACTGTATTTTTGGAAAgtaaaagagagtttgattcactagaagaatccataacacgaaaggaatgttggagtatattcattctgatctgtggaggccatccagagtgccttcgagaggtggagctaattatatgctaacttttattgatgatttttccagaaaagtttatgcgttcttcctgaagcaaaaaagtgatgtgttttcagAATTTAAGTATtagaaaactatgattgaaaaatagacgggaaaacaaataaaatacctctgcaCAAATAATGTCTTAGAGTTTTGTTCTAAtaagtttaataaactgtgcaagtcagaagagattgtgagacacttgacagttcatcatactccacagcaaaatggcatTGCAGAACAAAtaaacagaacgatcatggagaatgTTCGATGTATATTGTCAAATGCCAATTTACCAAAATCATTTTGGGccaaagcagcctctactgcatgttttttgatcaatcaATCTCTATCTGTTGCCATTAAGAAAAAggctccacaagaggtatggtctggtaatcctattaattattctgatttaaagatcatTGGGTGTCTtgtgtatgctaatgttgataatggaaaattagaatcgagatccattaaatgtgtttttcttagttataaagctagtgtaaaagggtataagttatggtatcctgaaaatagaaaagttatgattaacagaaatattgttttttatgaaactgctatgctaccttatctcttaaagattcttccaataaagaaaatcaaaagtaggtggagcatcagtTTAATACataatctacaacagagtcgactcctcaagtcagtacaaaaattgagaatagagttgctttttcaccacaatactctatcgccaaaaacagaactaaaaaagaaattaaacctcGAAAGAAGTATGATAAGGCTAatttagttgcttatgctttaaatgtggctgaagatatagatgcgaaccaagagccatctaattattctgaggcagttAGTTGTGAATattcagaaaagtggatgtttgctatacaAGAGGAGATGagatcactccacaaaaatagaacatgggatcttatGAAACTTCGTAAAGGTAaaaaaggttgttcattgtaaatgtgtgtttaaaaagaaataaatgaattcAGGAGTTAAAtaacccagatataaagtaaggcttgttgtAAAGGGTTACAGTTAAATTCCAAAAgtagacttcacagatgtgttctccctagttgtgaagcatagtttgattcaagatttgcttggtattgtggccacgcatgatttggagcttgagcaattagatgtaaaaactgtatttttgcatggagaacttgaggaggatatttacatgcaacaaccagagggttttacaatctcaaaaaaagaaaactatgtttgcttgctgaaaaagtctctTTACGATTTGAAACAGTTACCAAAACagtggtacaagaagtttgattcctttataacttctcatgatttcaaaagaagtagttttaacagttatgtttactttaagaaaaacagtgatgactcttttgtgtatctacttttttatattgatgacatgttgatagtaacaaaagataaatgagagataagaaaggtcaaaacccaactaagagaagaatttgagatgaaagatttgggactagCAAAGAatatacttggtatggagattttcaaagatagaaaagcaagtaaattgtacctaagtcagaaggggtacattgagaaagttctttacaGGTTTAATATGCAGAGTACTAAGCCTGTTGTACTCTTTTAGCAGTCCATTTTAGACTTTCTTCGGCTTTGTCTCCAtgatcagatgatgagattgagtacatgtcattTGTTCCacactctagtgcagtgggatctctcatacatactatggtttgttcacgtccagatttatcatatgcagtcagtgcagttagcagatacatggcgaatctcagtaaaaaacattaaaaagtagttcagtggattttaagacacttacgaggtactactgatgtttgcttacagtttgtaagaattagagatggagtcattgagTATGTTgctgctgattttgctggagaccttgatagaagaaaatCTCCACAGGTTATTtatttacaatcggaggttgtgcaatcagttggaaagccactttgcaaactacagtcgctttgtctaccactgaaattgagtacatggcgattactgaagcttgtaaagaagctatttggttgaagtgactatttagtgaactcagTGAATACCTtaaaatcaatacagtattttgaGACAATcagagtgcaatcttccttacaaaagatcaaatgtttcatgagagaacaaaacacattgatgttcggtatcattttgttcatgatattattgccgt from Gossypium hirsutum isolate 1008001.06 chromosome A04, Gossypium_hirsutum_v2.1, whole genome shotgun sequence includes:
- the LOC107948853 gene encoding uncharacterized protein, with amino-acid sequence MGKQSRSKKPENLGKGKVTPVQVAFIVDRYLSDNNYTETRSIFRNEASSLISKSPVREAPKSLLSLGAMLDEYICLKEQKVIVEQEKARLEQEKCRVQSLLQGMQSVMNAYNASATASVPMIPHADATKTVAVVPQSDPRAGSPPGPPVYSTPTVIPVSGPFNSRMERNNYSSPVPRQPLTRNKRSSEVVAEASTPAKKTRSRSTSTKLATQGKEKLPESDNVMNRQVDGPLRSLNQSTPASCTLNESTMHASGVAKCLFNRPQLSPPTNSSGPKTPPQAVSPQSDKLMTPFGGSSTANRGHSNTPQEITPANCTIISTERVTVSPLKQMTCYTIERNRCISSCSPVKTGLTRLGKRDHVKSRLDFDGSDATVDVYKPIMNETSTSESEIDADLFDLDLPNLDAFGENFSFSELLVDLDLGPDAIGYPSQPTLGTSGSALSGSSHDSGDDNLGANQVMSGFSSTVTEVFSEKNMNAEGPNTLTSMKSITKCIKILSPAKGQRTSPDKNNYSATN